Proteins encoded in a region of the Triticum dicoccoides isolate Atlit2015 ecotype Zavitan chromosome 3A, WEW_v2.0, whole genome shotgun sequence genome:
- the LOC119273503 gene encoding uncharacterized protein LOC119273503, whose amino-acid sequence MGNGLSPCVSMPAAAEAPAAARLVYWGGRTRALPVTDDEEGEGEGNGGVPCTAADVTAELLPADHVVCPADSFFVGLPVPVALPGERLLPGRTYFVLPRRLLSSPSPGGKAAVLTAATLASLSAAPGGRKTVQLAGPGQCPFEYVKGGEDGAAALIRVLPQFIEKVITCDGGNGNADAAGRRGPGKVAATGTELCSTPELKRHYAQLVGAKGRPWSPRLETISERSKRRIFSSPARLLLSSQ is encoded by the coding sequence ATGGGCAATGGGCTGTCTCCGTGCGTGAGCATGCCGGCGGCCGCTGAGGCGCCCGCGGCGGCCAGGCTGGTGTACTGGGGCGGGCGGACGAGGGCGCTGCCGGTCACCGACGACgaggagggcgagggcgagggcaacgGCGGTGTCCCCTGCACGGCCGCGGACGTGACGGCGGAGCTGCTCCCGGCCGACCACGTGGTCTGCCCGGCCGACTCCTTCTTCGTCGGCCTCCCGGTCCCCGTCGCGTTGCCGGGGGAGCGGCTGCTGCCCGGCCGGACCTATTTCGTGCTcccccgccgcctcctctcctccccctcccccggcGGCAAGGCGGCCGTGCTCACCGCGGCCACGCTCGCGTCGCTGTCGGCCGCGCCGGGGGGCAGGAAGACGGTGCAGCTCGCCGGCCCCGGCCAGTGCCCATTCGAGTACGTCAAGGGCGGCGAGGACGGCGCCGCGGCGCTCATCCGGGTCCTGCCGCAGTTCATCGAGAAGGTCATCACCTGCGACGGCGGCAACGGCAACGCCGATGCTGCCGGCCGGCGCGGGCCGGGCAAGGTGGCTGCGACGGGGACGGAGCTGTGCAGCACGCCGGAGCTGAAGCGGCACTACGCGCAGCTCGTGGGCGCCAAGGGCCGCCCGTGGTCGCCGAGGCTGGAGACCATCTCCGAGCGCAGCAAGAGGAGGATCTTCTCGTCGCCGGCCAGACTGCTGTTGTCTTCGCAATGA